In the Flavisolibacter tropicus genome, one interval contains:
- a CDS encoding YdcF family protein encodes MITDQVLQLAQKLWDYHHMQHTLQKADCILTLGSHDTRVAERAAELYHQGWAPILIFSGGLGRLTHEMWTESEAERFARIAIEKGVPKEVILLEDQSTNTGENILFTQQLLKNNKFDFNTFIVVQKPYMERRSFATFKKHWPDKELIVTSPQIPFTEYANDEIPLEKVINIMVGDLQRIKLYPAKGFQIEQHIPTNIWQAYEALVALGFNKQLVH; translated from the coding sequence ATGATAACAGACCAAGTCTTACAATTGGCGCAAAAGCTATGGGATTACCACCATATGCAACACACATTACAGAAAGCAGATTGTATTCTTACCTTAGGCAGCCATGACACGCGTGTAGCAGAAAGAGCTGCAGAGCTATATCACCAAGGCTGGGCTCCTATTCTTATTTTTTCAGGTGGCCTAGGCAGGCTTACACATGAAATGTGGACAGAGAGTGAAGCCGAACGTTTTGCCCGCATTGCCATAGAAAAAGGCGTACCCAAAGAAGTTATTTTACTTGAAGACCAATCAACAAATACAGGTGAAAATATCCTCTTTACGCAGCAGCTTTTAAAAAACAACAAGTTTGATTTCAATACGTTTATTGTAGTACAAAAGCCGTACATGGAGCGCCGCAGCTTTGCCACTTTTAAAAAGCATTGGCCTGATAAAGAGTTAATCGTTACTTCGCCACAAATCCCTTTTACAGAATATGCTAATGACGAAATTCCACTTGAAAAAGTCATTAATATAATGGTTGGCGATCTTCAACGCATTAAGCTCTATCCAGCTAAAGGTTTTCAAATTGAGCAACACATACCTACCAATATATGGCAGGCTTATGAAGCATTAGTTGCGCTTGGATTCAATAAACAATTAGTGCATTGA
- a CDS encoding response regulator gives MPAAKAIQNILLIDDDKDDCDVFEQALKSISGSLQLSYVHQSETALTAIAAFQPDLIFLDINLPRISGFDCLNDIQANANYAHIPIVMYSSSDNPKEINTAYGMGATLYFKKPTNFSLLVQSLKDIITMTWEAPAAIKAQFYHNNRYLPYHTETI, from the coding sequence ATGCCAGCAGCCAAAGCAATTCAAAATATCTTACTTATTGATGATGACAAAGATGATTGTGATGTGTTTGAACAAGCACTTAAATCAATATCGGGTTCTTTACAACTTTCGTATGTACACCAAAGTGAAACTGCTCTGACAGCAATTGCGGCCTTTCAGCCCGACTTAATTTTTTTAGACATTAATTTACCTCGAATCAGTGGTTTTGATTGCCTGAATGATATACAGGCGAACGCTAATTATGCACATATTCCCATTGTAATGTATAGCAGTTCAGACAACCCCAAAGAAATCAATACTGCCTATGGAATGGGAGCAACATTATACTTTAAAAAACCAACTAACTTCTCTCTGCTTGTACAATCACTTAAAGATATTATTACTATGACATGGGAGGCGCCGGCTGCTATTAAAGCCCAATTCTACCACAATAACAGATACCTTCCTTACCATACCGAAACGATATAG
- a CDS encoding YihY/virulence factor BrkB family protein, whose amino-acid sequence MKIKLRYYFVLFIRLIKDSISELLINDPLRMAGATAFFTTFALPPILVILIQAFKLVLGPMRIRNRLFETLAGIVGNEAVEQIKDILNAFRNLAHNWYVILGGFIFLVFVATTLFKIIKDSINQIWKIRVLERRAISSKLLERLQAVLVILFAGILFVFGLLVETSQAFLGNYIQKLFPSLAFYFNNVVRTAFSVLFVTLWFAIMFRYLPDGRPRWKTALTGAFVTSLLFNGGKVLLRFLLSYNNLNSIYGTSTSIVLLLLFVFYSSLILYFGAAFTKVWSIYKKQPIKPLKYAVNYQITIMHEER is encoded by the coding sequence ATGAAAATAAAGCTCCGATACTACTTTGTTCTATTTATCCGGCTGATTAAAGATTCCATAAGCGAGTTGCTAATAAATGATCCGTTACGTATGGCTGGTGCCACCGCTTTTTTTACCACGTTTGCCTTGCCACCTATATTGGTTATTTTAATACAGGCATTTAAGCTGGTGTTGGGGCCTATGCGTATTAGGAACCGATTGTTCGAAACACTTGCAGGTATAGTAGGTAATGAAGCGGTAGAGCAGATCAAAGATATTCTAAACGCTTTTCGCAATCTGGCGCACAACTGGTATGTGATCTTGGGCGGGTTTATTTTTCTAGTGTTTGTAGCTACTACCTTGTTTAAGATTATTAAGGACTCTATTAATCAAATATGGAAGATCCGCGTGCTGGAAAGAAGGGCAATTAGTTCTAAGCTTCTGGAACGGCTACAGGCTGTATTGGTGATCCTGTTTGCTGGAATTTTATTTGTTTTTGGCTTACTGGTAGAAACCTCGCAGGCTTTTCTTGGAAATTATATTCAAAAACTGTTTCCTTCGCTTGCTTTTTATTTCAATAATGTGGTTCGAACGGCTTTTTCCGTATTATTTGTTACACTCTGGTTTGCTATAATGTTTCGCTACCTTCCCGATGGTCGGCCACGTTGGAAAACAGCGCTGACTGGGGCCTTTGTAACTAGTTTATTGTTTAATGGTGGTAAGGTTTTATTGCGCTTTTTGTTAAGCTATAATAATCTCAACAGTATTTATGGAACATCAACCTCTATTGTTCTATTGTTATTGTTTGTATTCTACTCTTCACTCATCTTGTACTTTGGAGCTGCCTTTACTAAAGTTTGGAGTATCTATAAAAAGCAGCCTATTAAACCTCTTAAATATGCTGTCAACTATCAGATAACTATAATGCATGAAGAACGATAA
- a CDS encoding DUF4251 domain-containing protein has product MKTPLLLLKHAAVFLCSIVLFVTSVQAQDDKKQKGQDIKQLLDSKEYIFKAQQVTPSRGGARQLTSEYDLRLLGDSLVAYLPYFGRAYSAPIDIKESGLQFTSTNFGYELSTRKKGWDVVMRPKDVSSIQQLVLMVSSSGRATLQVTSTNREPISFNGQVLSRY; this is encoded by the coding sequence ATGAAAACTCCACTATTACTTCTTAAACATGCTGCCGTTTTTCTATGCAGTATTGTCTTATTTGTTACTTCTGTACAAGCCCAGGATGATAAAAAGCAAAAGGGGCAAGATATCAAGCAATTACTTGATAGTAAGGAATATATATTCAAAGCACAGCAGGTAACACCTTCCAGAGGTGGTGCAAGGCAGCTTACGTCTGAATACGATTTGCGCTTATTGGGCGATTCGTTGGTGGCCTATTTGCCCTATTTCGGTCGGGCCTATTCCGCGCCTATTGATATTAAAGAGTCTGGATTACAGTTTACTTCCACCAATTTTGGCTATGAGTTGAGTACGCGAAAAAAAGGTTGGGATGTTGTTATGCGTCCCAAGGACGTATCCAGCATACAACAGTTGGTGCTTATGGTTTCATCATCTGGAAGAGCCACATTGCAGGTTACGAGTACCAACCGTGAACCTATTTCTTTTAACGGACAAGTGTTAAGTCGATACTAA
- the epsC gene encoding serine O-acetyltransferase EpsC: protein MHSPNLSHEAFIDLLLKEREQLPYFPGRVSAANFIHQIFSLLFICRTPSPCSKEELLIQYEQIKIELEQLIQATVKNNELATSHTRRFMETLPTIYQCLREDADAIYTFDPAATSIMEVMATYPGFYAITVHRVAHQLWMQKLPYLPRLLAEIAHSETGIDIHPGATIGSAFAIDHGTGIVIGETSVIGNGVKIYQGVTLGAINVSKEYAQTKRHPTVEDNVVIYSGATILGGDTVIGHDSIIGGNVWVTHSTPPKSVVYHKSEVKVKGKEPFEEPINFII from the coding sequence ATGCACAGTCCCAACTTATCACATGAAGCTTTTATAGACCTACTATTAAAAGAGCGAGAACAATTACCCTACTTTCCCGGGAGAGTTTCAGCGGCTAACTTCATCCACCAGATCTTTAGCTTACTTTTTATTTGTCGTACACCAAGCCCATGTAGCAAGGAAGAGTTGCTCATACAGTATGAACAGATCAAAATAGAATTGGAACAATTAATACAGGCAACAGTTAAAAACAATGAACTGGCGACCAGTCACACCCGGCGCTTTATGGAAACCCTTCCAACAATTTATCAATGCCTGCGAGAAGATGCAGATGCCATATATACTTTTGACCCTGCGGCTACAAGTATTATGGAGGTTATGGCCACATATCCTGGCTTCTATGCTATCACCGTGCACCGGGTAGCTCATCAGCTTTGGATGCAAAAACTACCATATCTGCCACGCCTGCTAGCGGAAATCGCTCACAGTGAAACCGGCATTGACATTCATCCCGGTGCAACAATAGGAAGCGCGTTTGCTATCGATCATGGAACAGGAATCGTTATCGGAGAAACATCGGTTATTGGAAACGGTGTAAAGATTTACCAAGGAGTTACTTTAGGTGCTATCAATGTTTCAAAAGAATACGCTCAGACCAAGCGACATCCAACTGTTGAAGACAATGTAGTTATTTATTCGGGTGCCACTATTTTAGGCGGAGACACTGTCATAGGCCACGATAGCATCATTGGAGGAAATGTATGGGTTACGCATAGCACGCCACCCAAATCCGTTGTATACCATAAAAGCGAAGTAAAAGTAAAAGGCAAAGAGCCATTTGAAGAGCCAATCAACTTCATTATCTAA
- a CDS encoding BON domain-containing protein has translation MEDQYRNEHNQSNNPKRENNDKHRQRNQYNQQGNTNQGYSDLDGDGFIGHTGGFYGGTSYLGANYDDWNNNLGPSSSNEQYRNENQQRNRNQQNYQRSNRFRDDQYYYNQDNPYGNSNYQRMSDNVGYERGFENQQPNFGNRSKYDDYQSYNKREEGQGYRGASNYNMNRESFENQRRNEYNQRDERFGGQYGRRQGNYSTKGDWDRSGNQSRSQHNRNDDRNWLERTADKVSSWFSSDDDNRSQREQRANMSGPHRGKGPKGYQRSAERIRDDVHDRLHDDPYVDASDIEVDVNQSEVILKGYVATREAKRRAEDIVESISGVRNVENRLRVGQPDTHSGSSDIYRNSSDKNQTKGKGDADRDITV, from the coding sequence ATGGAAGATCAATATCGTAACGAACACAATCAATCCAATAACCCTAAGCGGGAAAACAACGACAAGCATCGGCAGCGTAATCAGTACAATCAGCAGGGTAATACAAATCAAGGATATAGTGATTTGGATGGGGATGGATTTATTGGGCATACAGGCGGTTTTTATGGTGGAACTAGCTATCTGGGTGCTAATTATGACGATTGGAATAATAACTTGGGACCAAGCTCTTCTAACGAGCAATACCGCAATGAAAACCAACAGCGTAATCGCAATCAGCAAAACTATCAGCGTAGTAATCGCTTTAGAGATGATCAATATTATTATAATCAAGATAATCCCTACGGCAATTCCAATTATCAGCGTATGAGCGACAATGTGGGTTATGAGCGTGGTTTTGAAAACCAGCAGCCAAACTTTGGAAATCGTTCTAAATATGACGACTACCAAAGTTATAATAAGAGGGAAGAGGGCCAGGGCTATAGGGGTGCCAGCAATTATAATATGAATAGGGAATCATTTGAAAACCAAAGGCGTAACGAATACAATCAACGTGATGAAAGGTTCGGCGGCCAATACGGAAGAAGACAGGGCAACTATAGTACTAAAGGGGATTGGGATCGATCTGGTAACCAAAGTCGGAGTCAACATAACCGCAACGATGATCGTAATTGGTTGGAGCGTACAGCCGATAAAGTTTCTTCCTGGTTTAGTAGCGATGATGATAACAGAAGCCAGCGTGAGCAGCGTGCAAATATGAGTGGGCCTCACCGTGGTAAAGGCCCTAAAGGTTATCAACGCTCGGCTGAACGCATTCGAGATGATGTGCACGATCGTTTACATGATGATCCATATGTAGATGCTTCTGATATAGAAGTGGATGTCAATCAAAGCGAGGTGATCTTAAAGGGATATGTAGCAACACGTGAAGCTAAGCGCAGAGCTGAAGATATAGTGGAATCGATATCTGGTGTAAGAAACGTTGAGAACCGCTTACGTGTGGGCCAGCCCGATACTCATTCTGGAAGTAGTGATATTTATAGGAATAGTTCTGATAAAAATCAAACGAAGGGTAAGGGTGATGCAGATAGAGATATTACCGTTTAA
- a CDS encoding OmpA family protein — protein sequence MADLDFMLKKRSSLILWLIIGIGLIAVLFFLTHQPNKEEYNRAAATITSASSHAAKFKWNTINFNAPAANYNEITNRDIIVRETNNYAIYSVKEELLFDKDKSALRSEAIKLLHEVANSIEQRYTNGLIRIYEHNDNSNNDKDKFQLTQQRIETIRNWLLQNGNIATEQLTIQPIKKSS from the coding sequence TTGGCAGATCTAGATTTTATGCTAAAGAAACGTAGTTCCCTTATACTCTGGCTAATAATAGGTATAGGCTTAATAGCTGTCCTGTTTTTTCTAACGCACCAGCCCAATAAAGAAGAGTATAATAGAGCAGCTGCTACAATTACAAGCGCGTCTAGCCATGCGGCAAAATTCAAATGGAATACAATAAATTTTAATGCTCCAGCGGCCAACTATAATGAAATTACTAATAGGGATATTATTGTTAGAGAAACAAATAACTACGCTATTTATAGTGTAAAAGAAGAGCTCCTGTTTGACAAAGACAAAAGTGCGCTGCGCTCAGAAGCTATTAAATTACTGCACGAAGTAGCAAACTCTATTGAACAACGGTATACGAATGGTCTGATCCGTATTTACGAACACAATGATAACTCCAATAATGATAAGGACAAGTTCCAACTGACACAACAAAGAATCGAAACTATACGCAACTGGCTTTTACAAAATGGCAATATAGCGACTGAACAGTTAACAATACAACCAATAAAAAAATCCAGTTAG
- a CDS encoding short-chain dehydrogenase, whose translation MNTEEIEKFLDTKTSEKNNYVKIDFKKRDSIYGLFIKDRDYNDLKSKNFWRIVTRPHFDEYNKSKNVNLAKIFSGSDFTRLTLHSETF comes from the coding sequence ATGAATACAGAAGAAATCGAAAAGTTCTTAGACACGAAAACCTCTGAAAAAAACAACTATGTAAAGATTGATTTCAAGAAAAGAGATTCTATCTATGGTTTGTTTATTAAAGACAGGGATTACAATGACCTGAAGTCTAAAAACTTTTGGCGAATTGTTACACGTCCTCACTTTGACGAGTACAACAAATCAAAAAACGTAAACCTGGCAAAGATCTTTAGTGGCTCAGACTTTACCCGTTTGACCTTGCACTCAGAAACATTCTAA
- a CDS encoding bestrophin family protein — protein MISYNPKDWARFILGFPKSDTFRKLFPWLIVIALYAWLIAYLELHYFKLSQESSIKNISVLHSLLGFAISMLLVFRTNTAYDRWWEGRRQWGALVNTSRNLAIKLNSLLAQDDDKNRSFFIQLIPRFALELKQHLQSEATRLSLDEKPHPEIPNFDRSKHVPNQVASLIMNRLLLLQRQQQITSEQLLFMNTEASAFIDICGACERIKNTPIPFSYSNFIKKFIFLYIISLPVGYVFSLGYLIIPVVVFVFYVLGSLELIAEEIEDPFGNDTNDLPMQRMYENIKRNVAEILA, from the coding sequence ATGATCAGTTATAACCCTAAAGACTGGGCCCGTTTTATACTTGGCTTTCCGAAGTCCGATACCTTCCGGAAGCTTTTTCCTTGGTTAATTGTTATTGCCCTCTATGCATGGCTGATAGCCTATTTAGAATTGCATTATTTTAAATTATCGCAAGAAAGCTCTATCAAAAACATCTCGGTATTACATAGTTTACTGGGCTTTGCTATTTCTATGTTATTGGTATTTCGTACAAACACGGCTTATGACCGTTGGTGGGAAGGAAGACGGCAATGGGGTGCATTAGTGAATACGAGTCGAAACCTGGCCATTAAGCTAAACAGTCTACTGGCACAGGATGATGATAAGAACCGCAGCTTTTTTATACAACTGATTCCCCGTTTTGCATTGGAGTTAAAACAGCATTTGCAATCCGAAGCAACACGCCTTTCTTTAGACGAAAAGCCTCACCCGGAAATTCCCAACTTTGATCGATCAAAGCATGTTCCCAACCAGGTGGCTTCATTGATCATGAATCGCTTATTGCTTTTACAAAGACAACAACAAATTACCAGCGAACAGCTACTTTTTATGAATACCGAGGCATCGGCATTCATAGATATCTGCGGTGCATGCGAACGAATTAAGAACACACCTATCCCCTTTTCCTACAGTAACTTTATAAAGAAATTCATTTTCTTATATATCATTTCTTTACCTGTAGGTTATGTTTTCAGCCTAGGCTATTTAATAATACCTGTTGTTGTTTTTGTCTTTTATGTATTAGGAAGCTTAGAATTAATTGCTGAAGAAATTGAAGATCCATTTGGCAACGACACAAACGACCTCCCGATGCAACGCATGTACGAGAACATTAAAAGAAATGTAGCGGAGATATTGGCTTAG
- a CDS encoding YMGG-like glycine zipper-containing protein — protein sequence MKTVLCRLAIIVGLTLFTSTLVPVQAQETKKTTKSRKGKYAAIGAVAGAGTGIAVSKKNKKGAVIGGVVGATGGYLYGKHRDKKKGRKPKNQ from the coding sequence ATGAAAACAGTTTTGTGTCGATTGGCAATTATCGTTGGGTTAACCCTATTTACAAGTACTCTGGTTCCTGTTCAGGCACAGGAAACAAAAAAGACAACAAAAAGTAGAAAGGGGAAATATGCAGCCATAGGAGCAGTTGCAGGTGCTGGTACAGGCATAGCTGTCAGTAAAAAGAATAAGAAGGGCGCTGTTATAGGAGGTGTTGTTGGGGCAACGGGAGGGTATCTATATGGTAAGCACCGCGATAAGAAGAAAGGCCGTAAACCCAAAAACCAGTAA
- a CDS encoding c-type cytochrome, with protein MRITFSLVWGTLVLAACSNNSDNKATPENNITASRDMEHDDLVKRGEYIVLTNVCHDCHSPKVMTPKGPVPDSTKLLSGHPANTSIPTFSSNVTQPGQWLAMSPDITAFAGPWGISYAANLTPDSATGIGAWTEEQFVNTLRKGKHLGADNGRDILPPMPWQFFAKMTDDDLNAIYTYLKTIPSISNRVPAPTPPNEVKISKP; from the coding sequence ATGCGTATTACATTCTCCCTCGTATGGGGCACGCTAGTTTTAGCAGCCTGTTCAAACAATAGCGATAATAAAGCAACTCCCGAAAACAATATTACCGCCTCCAGAGATATGGAACATGACGACCTGGTTAAGCGTGGCGAATATATTGTACTAACTAACGTTTGCCATGATTGTCACTCACCAAAAGTCATGACGCCGAAAGGCCCTGTGCCGGATTCAACAAAACTATTGTCTGGTCATCCAGCTAATACCAGTATACCAACCTTTAGTTCAAACGTTACACAGCCTGGTCAATGGCTTGCTATGAGTCCAGACATCACCGCATTTGCCGGGCCATGGGGTATTTCCTATGCAGCCAATCTGACTCCAGATTCAGCCACCGGTATTGGCGCCTGGACAGAAGAGCAATTTGTCAATACGCTACGTAAAGGAAAACATCTGGGAGCTGACAATGGTCGTGATATATTACCACCAATGCCTTGGCAGTTTTTTGCAAAAATGACTGATGATGATTTGAACGCTATATATACTTACTTAAAAACAATACCTTCTATTAGCAATAGAGTACCAGCGCCTACACCGCCAAATGAAGTAAAAATTAGCAAACCCTAA
- the cysK gene encoding cysteine synthase A — MKANNILELIGNTPHVRINKLFDSDYEVWMKLERQNPGASIKDRIALSMIEDAEAKGILKKVSVIIEPTSGNTGIGLALVAAVKGYRIILVMPESMSIERRRLMSLYGAEFVLTPREKGMKGAIEKANELAESTPNAWIPQQFDNPANTEIHRKTTAKEVLDDFGDRLDAVITGVGTGGHITAIAEIVKKQLPNLKVYAVEPELSPVLSGGAPSPHPLQGLGAGFIPSILNREALDGVITVGKDEAFSFTQRLAKEEGILAGISTGAALAAVAKKLPELPKGSRVLTFNYDTGERYLSIEGLF, encoded by the coding sequence ATGAAAGCAAACAACATTTTAGAACTGATTGGCAATACACCACATGTTAGGATCAATAAATTGTTTGATAGCGATTACGAAGTTTGGATGAAACTGGAACGGCAAAATCCAGGTGCCAGCATTAAAGACCGAATTGCTCTTTCTATGATAGAAGATGCGGAAGCAAAAGGTATTCTCAAAAAGGTGAGCGTTATCATTGAACCTACCTCTGGCAATACAGGTATCGGCTTGGCCCTGGTAGCAGCTGTTAAAGGTTACCGCATAATACTGGTTATGCCTGAAAGCATGAGTATAGAACGGCGCAGACTGATGTCATTATATGGTGCCGAATTTGTACTAACCCCGCGCGAAAAAGGCATGAAAGGGGCCATAGAAAAAGCGAATGAGCTAGCTGAATCAACACCTAATGCCTGGATACCTCAACAATTTGATAATCCTGCTAATACAGAGATCCACCGTAAAACCACCGCAAAAGAAGTACTTGATGATTTTGGTGATCGATTAGATGCTGTCATTACAGGTGTAGGTACAGGTGGTCATATTACCGCTATTGCAGAAATAGTAAAAAAACAGTTACCCAACTTGAAAGTATATGCCGTAGAACCTGAACTTTCACCAGTTTTAAGTGGTGGCGCTCCTTCTCCCCATCCACTGCAAGGCCTGGGTGCTGGATTTATTCCTTCCATCTTAAATCGCGAAGCTTTAGATGGTGTCATAACTGTAGGCAAAGACGAAGCATTTTCATTTACACAACGCCTGGCAAAAGAAGAAGGGATTCTAGCTGGCATTTCTACAGGAGCAGCCTTGGCGGCCGTAGCTAAAAAGCTACCAGAGTTACCTAAAGGTTCTCGCGTACTTACTTTTAATTATGATACAGGTGAGCGCTACCTTTCTATTGAAGGATTATTTTAA
- a CDS encoding NAD(P)/FAD-dependent oxidoreductase, with the protein MDLYDVIIVGGGPAGLNAAVVLGRCRRRVLLFDSGLYRNSKSQGMHNYLTRDDILPLDFLKICQEELKKYGVERRIKRVVKAQKNADNVFVVEDEKGKEYLAKKLLIATGLMDNVPEIEGFKEMYGKSIHHCPYCDGWEVRDKRLGVYAKDKDGSELALSLKGWSEHITLYTDGKNKVKPAKREYLEANNISVVRWPIQRLIGTDGQLEKISFKNGEEQACDALFFVNGYTQHCNLAETFNCEMGKKGVVITNRFQQTSIPGLFVAGDADKDMHLVVVAAAEGAKAGVIINKELQKEISTKNLQAQKGSSSVVPESF; encoded by the coding sequence ATGGATTTGTACGACGTAATCATCGTAGGAGGTGGGCCTGCCGGGCTTAATGCTGCTGTAGTACTGGGGCGTTGCCGCCGACGTGTGTTATTATTTGATTCAGGCTTGTACCGCAACAGTAAATCGCAGGGCATGCACAACTATCTAACAAGGGATGATATCCTGCCACTTGACTTTTTAAAGATCTGCCAGGAAGAACTTAAAAAGTATGGCGTAGAGCGGCGTATTAAACGGGTAGTGAAGGCTCAAAAAAATGCGGATAATGTATTTGTGGTGGAAGATGAAAAAGGGAAGGAATACTTGGCGAAAAAGCTATTAATTGCCACAGGCTTAATGGATAATGTTCCTGAAATAGAGGGTTTTAAAGAAATGTATGGAAAATCAATTCACCACTGCCCTTATTGCGACGGGTGGGAGGTTAGGGATAAACGACTGGGCGTATATGCAAAAGATAAAGACGGATCGGAGTTAGCTCTATCATTGAAAGGTTGGAGTGAACATATAACGCTCTATACTGATGGTAAGAATAAAGTAAAGCCTGCAAAGCGGGAGTATCTTGAAGCAAATAATATATCCGTAGTGCGATGGCCGATACAGCGCCTGATAGGAACTGATGGACAACTAGAAAAGATTAGTTTTAAAAATGGTGAGGAACAAGCCTGTGATGCCTTGTTTTTTGTAAATGGCTATACACAGCACTGCAACTTAGCTGAAACGTTTAATTGTGAAATGGGAAAGAAGGGTGTAGTAATTACCAATCGCTTTCAACAAACCAGCATACCAGGATTGTTTGTAGCTGGGGATGCTGATAAAGACATGCATCTAGTGGTAGTAGCAGCTGCAGAAGGAGCCAAAGCTGGTGTTATTATAAACAAAGAACTACAAAAGGAAATCAGTACAAAAAACCTTCAGGCTCAAAAAGGTTCATCATCCGTTGTGCCTGAAAGTTTTTGA
- a CDS encoding DEAD/DEAH box helicase — protein sequence MNFEQLGLIEPLLKALQKEGYTHPTPIQAQSIPLVLKGQDLLGLAQTGTGKTAAFVLPILQRLVENHYESKGYRHIRALILTPTRELASQIGDSIAAYGKHTGLKHEVIFGGVSQHTQTIALRYGTDILVATPGRLLDLMNQDYIHLDYLEHFVLDEADRMLDMGFIHDVKKIVRELPQEKQTLLFSATMPAQIAELTRNLLRNPAKVEVTPVSTTAEKVEQAIYFVSKKDKSKLLVHLLNEANIKRTLVFTRTKHGADRISRDLNKQDLRSDAIHGDKTQGARERALHNFKTGKLRVLVATDIAARGIDVDDLTHVINFDLPNVPETYVHRIGRTGRAGTSGIALSFCDHEERAFLKDITKLIKLSIPVVDEHPFKGNATEQAPPAPAQKRNTGPKNRPSSKKPWRRNNTPANQ from the coding sequence TTGAATTTTGAACAACTAGGCCTTATAGAACCACTCTTAAAGGCTTTACAAAAAGAAGGATACACACATCCTACACCCATACAAGCCCAATCCATTCCTCTTGTTTTAAAAGGCCAGGATTTATTAGGATTAGCTCAAACAGGAACTGGCAAAACGGCAGCATTTGTTCTGCCCATATTACAGCGACTTGTAGAGAATCATTATGAATCAAAAGGTTATAGACATATTCGTGCATTAATTCTTACCCCTACTCGCGAACTGGCTTCGCAAATTGGAGATAGCATCGCCGCTTATGGTAAACATACCGGCTTGAAACATGAAGTGATCTTTGGTGGTGTTTCACAACATACACAAACTATTGCGCTCCGTTACGGAACTGATATATTGGTAGCTACGCCAGGGCGTTTATTAGACTTAATGAACCAGGATTATATTCACTTGGATTACCTGGAACATTTTGTATTAGATGAAGCCGATCGTATGCTGGATATGGGCTTTATACATGATGTCAAGAAAATTGTGAGGGAGCTGCCGCAGGAAAAACAAACCCTGTTATTTTCGGCCACCATGCCAGCGCAGATTGCCGAACTGACAAGGAACTTATTGCGCAACCCAGCTAAAGTAGAGGTTACGCCTGTTTCCACTACAGCTGAAAAAGTAGAACAAGCTATCTATTTCGTCAGTAAAAAGGACAAGTCGAAGTTACTGGTTCATTTACTGAATGAAGCCAATATAAAACGAACACTAGTGTTTACCCGGACCAAACATGGTGCGGATCGCATTAGCCGTGACTTAAATAAGCAGGACTTGCGTTCAGATGCCATCCATGGCGACAAAACGCAAGGCGCTCGTGAAAGAGCTTTACATAACTTTAAAACGGGTAAGTTACGCGTGTTGGTAGCTACAGATATTGCAGCCCGCGGTATTGATGTGGATGATCTCACTCATGTGATCAACTTCGATTTACCTAACGTTCCAGAGACCTATGTACACCGAATTGGTCGTACAGGACGGGCTGGCACATCGGGTATTGCTTTATCCTTTTGCGATCATGAAGAGCGTGCTTTTTTAAAGGATATAACAAAGCTTATAAAGCTTTCCATTCCTGTGGTAGACGAACATCCGTTTAAAGGTAACGCAACGGAGCAAGCACCGCCTGCCCCAGCACAGAAAAGAAATACAGGTCCGAAAAACAGACCTTCATCAAAAAAGCCATGGCGCCGTAATAACACGCCAGCCAATCAATAA